A genomic stretch from Garra rufa unplaced genomic scaffold, GarRuf1.0 hap1_unplaced_005, whole genome shotgun sequence includes:
- the LOC141312766 gene encoding uncharacterized protein, which translates to MVFIKEESEDMKIEETFIVKHEDTERQTKMAFIKKASEDMRIEETFIKHEDTEEQTKMVFIKEESEDMKIEEVFIEKHEDTEEQTDLTALKEEREVLNETEEKDQFENLHNFVSGEKSVCSLESEKISKQKTAQKTGTMSIFTCCQCGKSFKQQGHLKRHMRIHTEEKPYSCQQCGKSFTDKGNLNQHMRFHTGEKPYTCKQCGKSFTVKGNLNIHMRVHTGEKPYTCKQCGNSFSQKGSLDNHMKIHNKEKPNRSP; encoded by the exons atggtgtttattaaagaggagagtgaagacatgaagattgaagaaacattcatagtcaaacatgaagatactgagagacaaacaaagatggcgtttattaaaaaggcgagtgaagacatgaggattgaagaaacattcatcaaacatgaagatactgaggaacaaacaaagatggtgtttatcaaagaggagagtgaagacatgaagattgaagaagtatTCATAgagaaacatgaagatactgaggaacaaacag acctaacagcgctgaaagaggagagagaagtactgaatgaaactgaagagaaagatcagtttgagaatcttcataatttcgtatctggagaaaaatctgtttgttccttagagtctgaaaagatttctaaacaaaaaacagctcaaaagacaggaactatgagtattttcacttgctgtcagtgtggaaagagtttcaaacaacaaggacaccttaaaaggcacatgagaattcacactgaagagaagccttactcatgccaacagtgtggaaaaagtttcactgataaaggaaaccttaaccaacacatgagatttcacaccggagagaagccttacacatgcaaacagtgtggaaagagtttcactgtaaaaggaaaccttaacattcacatgagagttcacactggagagaagccttacacatgcaaacagtgtggaaacagtttcagtcaaaaaggaagccttgacaaccacatgaaaattcacaataaagagaagcctaacagatccccttag